A region of Lacinutrix sp. Hel_I_90 DNA encodes the following proteins:
- a CDS encoding polysaccharide deacetylase family protein: MLLVYTHKITPRVKYIFKQICTRIIGVPVNFTTTIEEFIAHDSLKMSYTRQPLSHEIFVRSNELLFEQGLNDLDLKVSEWEETKCFFANGELSALPFDIFAASFYLLSRYEEYLPHVKDDYGRFTAEESLAFKSGFLNQPVVDIWAFKFRKILQDQYPDFVFPERQYKITPVIDVPSAYAFKLKGIMRTFGGTIRDLSMLKLKKVYQRYVVLFGLQNDPYDTFKYIINKQKQVVNKFVFFFLIGDFSTYDKNINAQKSAFQSLIKQIGDYSRIGLKASYFALESKAILKEEKLRMESIINQELEASRHSFSKLNLPESYRNLVELEIPEDYTMGYIKQIGFRAGTCTPFFFYDLDYEVQTPLRINTYHVLDYALLKHQSLLDKKMMLNRVINEVKKVNGEFVSVFHNYTFGTDETWQGYKELFNIILDSEHEA; this comes from the coding sequence ATGCTTCTAGTTTATACACATAAAATCACACCGAGAGTTAAGTACATTTTTAAACAAATTTGTACACGAATTATTGGCGTTCCTGTAAATTTTACAACAACGATTGAAGAATTTATAGCACACGACAGCTTAAAAATGTCTTATACAAGACAACCGTTAAGCCATGAGATTTTTGTGCGCTCCAACGAATTATTATTTGAGCAAGGTCTAAACGACTTAGACTTGAAAGTTAGTGAATGGGAAGAGACAAAATGCTTTTTTGCCAATGGAGAGCTAAGCGCATTGCCCTTTGATATTTTTGCGGCCTCTTTTTATTTGTTAAGCAGGTATGAAGAGTATTTGCCACACGTTAAAGACGATTATGGTCGCTTTACTGCCGAGGAAAGCTTAGCTTTTAAGAGTGGTTTTTTAAACCAACCCGTGGTTGATATCTGGGCCTTTAAATTTAGAAAAATACTACAAGATCAGTATCCAGATTTTGTTTTTCCAGAGCGTCAGTACAAAATCACACCAGTCATAGATGTGCCTAGTGCCTATGCTTTTAAACTAAAAGGGATTATGCGCACTTTTGGTGGCACGATACGCGATCTTTCAATGCTTAAATTGAAAAAAGTATACCAGCGATACGTCGTGCTTTTTGGTTTACAAAATGATCCTTATGACACCTTTAAGTATATCATAAACAAGCAAAAGCAAGTCGTAAACAAGTTTGTCTTCTTTTTTCTAATTGGAGATTTTTCAACGTATGACAAGAATATTAATGCTCAAAAATCTGCCTTTCAGTCCTTAATTAAGCAAATAGGAGACTATTCAAGAATTGGTTTGAAAGCCTCTTATTTTGCATTAGAAAGTAAAGCTATTTTAAAAGAAGAAAAATTAAGAATGGAGTCTATTATTAATCAAGAATTAGAAGCTTCAAGACATTCTTTTTCAAAACTAAACTTGCCCGAATCGTACAGGAACTTAGTAGAATTAGAAATACCGGAAGACTATACCATGGGTTACATCAAACAAATAGGCTTTAGAGCAGGAACATGTACACCGTTTTTCTTTTACGATTTAGATTATGAAGTTCAAACGCCTTTGCGTATAAACACCTATCATGTTTTAGATTACGCCCTCTTAAAACACCAGTCTTTACTAGATAAGAAGATGATGTTGAATAGAGTGATTAATGAAGTAAAAAAAGTGAACGGCGAGTTTGTTTCTGTGTTTCATAACTATACCTTTGGAACTGATGAGACCTGGCAAGGGTATAAGGAGTTATTCAATATTATATTAGACTCAGAACATGAAGCATAA
- a CDS encoding YjjG family noncanonical pyrimidine nucleotidase, which translates to MKHNITDIFFDLDHTLWDFDKNSGLTFGIIFKKNDVAIDFELFSKAYQPINLKYWKLYGSEKVSKANLRYGRLKDTFDVLNIKVSDEIIHQLSKDYIDYLTTHNHVFEGTIEILEYLKPKYKLHIITNGFEEVQQSKLEKAKIAHYFDTITNSEMVGVKKPNPKMFHHALALANIKKENGIMIGDNFEADVQGALNIGLDAICFNYHKVVLEDHIKSINHLLELKNYL; encoded by the coding sequence ATGAAGCATAACATTACAGATATTTTTTTTGATCTTGATCATACACTTTGGGATTTCGATAAAAATTCTGGACTAACCTTTGGTATTATTTTTAAGAAGAATGATGTCGCCATTGATTTTGAACTATTTTCTAAGGCTTATCAACCCATAAATTTAAAATATTGGAAGCTCTACGGTTCAGAAAAAGTGAGTAAAGCGAATTTACGCTACGGTAGATTGAAAGACACCTTTGATGTTTTAAATATAAAAGTGTCAGATGAAATTATTCATCAACTTTCTAAAGACTACATTGATTATTTAACAACACACAATCATGTTTTTGAAGGGACAATAGAAATATTAGAATATTTAAAACCAAAATACAAACTGCATATAATTACTAATGGTTTTGAAGAAGTACAACAAAGTAAATTGGAGAAAGCTAAAATTGCTCATTATTTTGACACAATTACCAATTCTGAAATGGTTGGTGTAAAGAAGCCAAATCCTAAAATGTTTCATCACGCCTTAGCTCTCGCAAATATTAAGAAAGAAAATGGCATAATGATTGGAGATAATTTTGAGGCAGATGTTCAAGGGGCCTTGAATATTGGACTGGATGCCATTTGTTTTAATTACCATAAAGTAGTATTGGAAGACCATATAAAAAGCATAAACCACCTCCTTGAATTAAAAAACTATTTATAA
- a CDS encoding FMN-binding negative transcriptional regulator, with amino-acid sequence MKYPPQHHQDGDINHMIEVIKTYPLATVISVKNNEPLVTHLPLIYESGKLIGHIDIYNPQTELLKDNNDITIIFSGPQCYISPSIYTTAQLPTWNYVKVHLKGKVKRIENNETLKQSLISMTEFLEAPDHHYILEPDNPRLDANLNYIKLFEIEITHWEGKFKLSQDKHPKDIRNARAELLRANQETIKAFLDSIFL; translated from the coding sequence TTGAAATATCCACCACAACACCATCAGGACGGCGACATCAATCACATGATTGAAGTCATTAAAACCTATCCTCTAGCTACAGTTATTTCAGTTAAGAATAACGAACCTCTGGTCACGCATTTGCCATTAATTTATGAGTCGGGTAAACTTATTGGACACATAGACATTTATAATCCGCAAACTGAGTTGCTAAAGGACAATAACGACATTACCATTATATTTTCTGGCCCACAATGTTACATTTCACCAAGTATATATACCACTGCACAATTACCAACCTGGAATTATGTTAAAGTCCATTTAAAAGGTAAGGTAAAACGCATTGAAAATAATGAGACCTTAAAGCAGAGCTTAATAAGCATGACTGAATTTCTGGAAGCACCTGATCACCACTATATTTTAGAGCCAGACAATCCTAGACTGGATGCTAACCTCAACTATATTAAACTATTTGAGATAGAGATTACGCATTGGGAAGGCAAATTTAAACTCTCTCAAGACAAACACCCTAAAGACATTAGAAATGCGCGGGCTGAACTGCTTCGTGCTAATCAAGAGACTATAAAGGCTTTTTTAGATTCTATTTTCCTTTGA
- the radC gene encoding DNA repair protein RadC: MTKKAASFSIKNWSQDDQPREKLLYKGKAALSDAELVAILIGSGNREESAVALCQRILAGTDNNLSELGKLSIKQLMAFKGIGEAKAITIIAALELGRRRRGGAALERKKITSSASVFELMQPIIGELPHEEFWIVYLNNSNKVIQKNQLSKGGITGTLVDVRLALKTALEVGAVGIVLAHNHPSGTLKPSQADKVLTLKLKTAAQSLDIKVLDHLIVTETAYFSFADESLL; encoded by the coding sequence ATGACTAAAAAAGCGGCTTCATTTTCTATAAAGAACTGGTCACAAGACGATCAGCCACGAGAAAAATTACTTTATAAAGGTAAAGCGGCATTGAGCGATGCAGAATTAGTAGCCATTTTAATAGGCTCTGGTAATCGTGAAGAAAGTGCCGTCGCCCTGTGTCAACGTATTTTAGCGGGAACCGATAATAATTTGAGTGAATTAGGAAAGTTGTCTATTAAACAACTTATGGCATTTAAAGGTATTGGTGAAGCTAAAGCCATTACCATTATTGCTGCTTTAGAATTAGGACGACGACGACGCGGAGGAGCCGCCTTAGAACGAAAAAAAATAACGTCTAGTGCTTCCGTTTTTGAACTCATGCAACCCATAATTGGCGAACTGCCTCATGAAGAATTCTGGATTGTATATTTAAATAATTCAAATAAAGTCATTCAGAAAAATCAATTGAGTAAAGGCGGTATTACTGGAACCCTGGTCGATGTGCGTTTGGCCCTTAAAACAGCACTTGAAGTTGGAGCAGTAGGCATTGTTTTGGCTCATAATCATCCTTCAGGCACTTTAAAACCAAGTCAGGCAGATAAAGTACTCACCTTAAAACTAAAAACGGCAGCACAAAGTTTAGATATAAAAGTCTTAGATCACTTAATCGTCACAGAAACTGCTTATTTTAGTTTTGCAGACGAATCATTACTTTAA
- a CDS encoding DUF1569 domain-containing protein, with amino-acid sequence MQSIFNPETYQEILNRVENLNENAQPNWGKMTVGQMASHCQIPLNVILEKEDYGLKPNWLIILLFKKSMYNDKPWRKNMPTPKRFQVIETKDFNTEKQKLVTLLNELHEHKEKNNWQPHPAFGKLTKDQWGQMQYKHLNHHLTQFGV; translated from the coding sequence ATGCAATCCATTTTTAATCCTGAAACGTACCAAGAGATACTAAATCGTGTTGAAAACCTAAACGAAAATGCGCAACCTAATTGGGGAAAGATGACGGTAGGTCAAATGGCTTCACACTGCCAAATTCCATTAAACGTTATACTTGAGAAAGAAGATTATGGTTTAAAACCAAACTGGCTTATTATTCTACTCTTCAAGAAATCAATGTATAACGATAAACCATGGCGTAAAAATATGCCAACACCAAAACGTTTTCAAGTCATCGAAACCAAAGATTTTAATACCGAAAAACAAAAACTAGTGACGCTTTTGAATGAACTCCACGAGCATAAAGAAAAAAACAATTGGCAACCGCATCCCGCTTTTGGAAAATTAACCAAAGACCAGTGGGGACAAATGCAATACAAACATTTAAATCATCATCTAACACAATTTGGCGTTTGA
- a CDS encoding replication-associated recombination protein A, which translates to MNTPLAERLRPKTLADYVSQTHLVGEQGSLTKQITQGLIPSLIFWGPPGIGKTTLANIIAETSGRPFYTLSAISSGVKEVREVIEKAKQSGGLFTTKNPILFIDEIHRFSKSQQDSLLQAVEKGWVTLIGATTENPSFEVIPALLSRCQVYILNPFEKKDLEALLMRAIETDEEISKKKIILKETDALLRLSGGDARKLLNIFELIVNAEESKEITITNASVLDKVQNNTVRYDKTGEQHYDIVSAFIKSIRGSDPNAAVYYLARMVEGGEDVKFIARRMLILASEDIGNANPTALVMANTTFQAVSTIGYPESRIILSQCATYLACSPKSNAAYMAIGNAQQLVKATGDLSVPLAIRNAPTKLMQEIGYGENYKYSHNYENNFVSQEFLPKEIVNTTLYEPGNNGRENTQREFLKERWKEKYGY; encoded by the coding sequence ATGAATACTCCTTTAGCCGAAAGATTACGCCCGAAGACTTTAGCAGACTATGTGAGTCAGACCCATTTGGTTGGTGAGCAAGGTTCGCTTACTAAGCAAATTACTCAAGGCTTGATTCCCTCGTTAATTTTTTGGGGCCCTCCAGGTATTGGAAAAACAACACTAGCTAATATTATTGCTGAAACATCTGGCAGACCATTTTATACTTTGAGCGCGATCAGTTCAGGAGTAAAAGAGGTGCGAGAAGTTATTGAAAAAGCCAAGCAAAGTGGTGGTTTATTCACGACTAAAAATCCGATTCTATTTATCGACGAGATTCATCGTTTTAGTAAATCCCAACAAGATTCACTATTACAGGCTGTAGAAAAAGGATGGGTTACTTTAATTGGAGCAACCACCGAAAACCCAAGTTTTGAAGTGATTCCAGCATTGTTGTCACGTTGTCAGGTGTATATATTAAATCCGTTTGAAAAAAAGGATTTAGAAGCGCTTTTAATGCGCGCCATTGAAACCGATGAGGAAATCTCTAAAAAAAAGATTATACTCAAAGAAACCGATGCGCTATTGAGGCTTTCTGGAGGTGACGCCAGAAAACTACTTAACATTTTTGAATTGATTGTCAATGCTGAAGAGAGTAAAGAGATAACAATTACCAATGCGAGCGTTTTAGACAAAGTACAAAACAATACAGTGCGTTACGATAAAACTGGTGAACAACATTATGATATTGTTTCAGCGTTTATTAAATCCATTCGTGGTAGCGATCCAAATGCAGCCGTATATTATTTAGCACGCATGGTTGAAGGTGGTGAAGATGTGAAATTTATTGCCCGGCGCATGCTTATTCTGGCCAGCGAAGATATTGGCAATGCCAATCCTACAGCATTAGTAATGGCAAACACCACGTTTCAAGCCGTTTCCACTATTGGTTATCCTGAGTCCCGAATTATTTTAAGTCAGTGTGCCACCTACTTAGCCTGTTCACCAAAGAGTAATGCTGCCTATATGGCCATAGGTAATGCACAACAACTAGTAAAAGCTACCGGCGATTTATCTGTACCATTAGCCATTAGAAATGCACCAACAAAACTTATGCAAGAAATAGGTTACGGCGAAAACTATAAATATTCTCATAACTACGAGAATAACTTTGTTTCTCAAGAGTTCTTGCCTAAAGAAATTGTAAATACTACCCTCTACGAGCCTGGAAATAATGGAAGAGAAAATACACAACGTGAGTTTTTAAAAGAAAGATGGAAAGAGAAATATGGGTATTAA
- the murC gene encoding UDP-N-acetylmuramate--L-alanine ligase, producing the protein MNVHFIAIGGSAMHNLALALHNKGYQVTGSDDTIFEPSKSRLSAKGLLPETFGWFPEKITSHLDAIVLGMHAKEDNPELLKAQELGLKIYSYPEFLYEQSKHKTRVVIGGSHGKTTITAMILHVMHYHDRDVDYMVGAQLEGFDVMVKLTEDNDFIVLEGDEYLSSPIDRRPKFHLYKPNIALLSGIAWDHINVFPTYDNYVEQFSIFVDSIVNGGSINYNEEDAEVKRVVETSQNTIRKLAYTTPEYTVVDGQTLLETPEGDLPIEVFGKHNLNNLAGAKWICQHMGVDEDDFYEAISSFKGASKRLEKIAETKNSVAYKDFAHSPSKVEATTKAVKEQYENRTLVACLELHTYSSLNAEFLKEYKGALDAADIAVVFYSPHAVEIKKLEEVTHEQIANAFEREDLIIYTNPEEFKQFLFSQNFENKALLLMSSGNYGGLDFEAVKELI; encoded by the coding sequence ATGAACGTACATTTTATAGCTATTGGCGGCAGTGCTATGCACAATCTTGCTTTAGCATTACATAATAAAGGATACCAAGTCACAGGAAGTGATGATACTATTTTTGAACCTTCAAAATCAAGATTAAGTGCCAAAGGGCTGTTACCAGAAACTTTTGGTTGGTTTCCAGAAAAAATCACATCGCATTTAGACGCTATTGTTTTAGGAATGCATGCGAAAGAAGATAATCCAGAATTGTTAAAAGCACAGGAATTAGGCCTTAAAATTTACTCCTATCCTGAGTTTTTGTACGAACAATCAAAACATAAAACCAGAGTGGTTATTGGCGGAAGTCATGGAAAAACAACAATTACCGCAATGATTTTGCACGTGATGCATTACCACGATCGGGATGTGGATTATATGGTTGGTGCACAATTAGAAGGTTTTGATGTCATGGTTAAATTAACCGAGGACAACGATTTTATTGTTTTAGAGGGGGATGAGTATTTGAGTTCGCCAATAGACCGGCGCCCAAAATTTCACTTATATAAACCCAATATTGCACTTTTAAGCGGTATTGCCTGGGATCATATTAATGTGTTTCCAACCTATGATAACTACGTAGAGCAGTTTAGCATTTTTGTAGATAGCATTGTCAATGGCGGAAGTATCAATTACAATGAAGAAGATGCTGAGGTTAAAAGAGTTGTGGAAACGTCTCAAAATACCATACGTAAATTAGCCTATACAACGCCCGAATATACAGTCGTTGACGGACAAACCTTACTCGAAACTCCTGAAGGTGATTTGCCAATTGAAGTCTTTGGGAAACACAATTTGAATAATCTCGCTGGTGCCAAATGGATTTGCCAACATATGGGTGTCGACGAAGACGATTTCTACGAAGCCATTTCATCTTTTAAAGGTGCAAGTAAACGTTTAGAGAAAATTGCAGAAACTAAAAACAGTGTTGCCTATAAAGATTTCGCACACTCACCAAGTAAGGTAGAGGCAACTACAAAGGCCGTAAAAGAACAGTATGAAAACCGCACTTTGGTGGCCTGTTTAGAATTACACACTTACAGTAGTTTAAATGCCGAGTTTCTAAAAGAATACAAAGGGGCGTTGGATGCAGCAGATATTGCCGTTGTTTTTTATTCTCCACATGCAGTAGAAATTAAAAAACTGGAAGAAGTCACACACGAACAAATAGCGAACGCTTTTGAGCGCGAGGATTTAATCATTTACACCAATCCCGAAGAATTTAAACAGTTTCTTTTCTCACAGAATTTTGAGAATAAAGCCTTATTATTAATGAGTTCTGGTAATTATGGTGGGTTGGATTTTGAGGCAGTTAAGGAATTGATTTAG
- a CDS encoding rhomboid family intramembrane serine protease, translated as MKKQKKEPFKFSLGALTNPILFVLLIWLVFVVENRFGYRFNKFGVYPQTVKGLRGILLSPFIHGDIKHLYSNTIPLFVLSSALFYFYRPIAWKVVVYGILLSGLITWVIGRPSYHIGASGLIYVLFSFNFFKGIFAKHYRLIALSLVVIFIYGSMFIYAFPINEQVSWEGHSAGLLTGFIFALLFKKEIAKPKKYSWEEPTYNEEDDEFMKHFDENGNFIESIKEEPLTEEAPQYNYIFKENKEDL; from the coding sequence ATGAAAAAACAGAAAAAAGAGCCTTTTAAGTTTTCACTCGGGGCATTAACCAATCCCATACTATTTGTACTATTAATTTGGTTGGTGTTTGTTGTAGAGAACCGTTTCGGTTATCGCTTTAATAAATTTGGGGTCTATCCGCAAACGGTAAAAGGTTTGCGTGGTATTTTATTAAGTCCGTTTATTCATGGAGATATAAAACATTTATATTCTAATACGATTCCACTATTCGTATTATCTTCTGCTTTGTTTTATTTTTATAGACCCATTGCATGGAAAGTAGTAGTTTACGGTATTTTATTGTCTGGTTTAATAACTTGGGTTATAGGAAGACCCTCGTATCATATTGGTGCTAGCGGATTGATTTATGTTTTATTTAGCTTTAATTTCTTTAAAGGCATCTTTGCAAAACATTACCGTTTAATAGCCTTGTCATTAGTGGTTATTTTTATTTATGGCAGTATGTTTATCTACGCATTTCCTATAAATGAGCAAGTCTCTTGGGAAGGTCATTCTGCCGGTTTATTAACAGGATTTATTTTTGCCTTACTCTTTAAAAAAGAAATAGCAAAACCAAAAAAGTATAGTTGGGAAGAACCTACTTATAATGAAGAAGACGATGAGTTTATGAAACACTTCGATGAAAATGGAAACTTTATTGAAAGCATAAAAGAGGAACCATTAACAGAAGAGGCTCCTCAATATAATTATATATTCAAAGAAAACAAAGAAGACCTATAA
- a CDS encoding lipopolysaccharide assembly protein LapB — protein MRKLIILLLVPFFSLAQSLYSEAEVLIEKKDFAKAEQKLSILVLKDASDLKAIELLGDAFGHQKKWDEAAEQYKKLIGAKPNRANYHYKYGGALGMKALSVNKITALGIIGDVKTAFLKAAELDPKHIDTRWALVELYMQLPGIIGGSKSKSFKYAEELFNLSKVDGYLAKGYIYEYDDEPELAEKFYKLAITEGGSITCYDKLTNLYEKEGKSNEAISNLEAAHVKHKRNAMHYQIGKVCAEYNVQLDKGEQCLKRYIEHYSAKDGVPKSWAYYRLAQIYKHKANKTEALKWIDKAIVDLPKIEVFKEEKATINNL, from the coding sequence ATGCGAAAACTCATCATTTTACTTTTAGTTCCATTTTTTTCATTGGCACAATCGCTGTATAGCGAAGCTGAGGTATTAATAGAAAAGAAAGACTTTGCTAAAGCTGAACAAAAACTGTCTATCTTAGTTTTAAAAGATGCATCAGACTTAAAAGCTATCGAATTATTAGGGGATGCTTTTGGCCACCAGAAAAAATGGGATGAAGCCGCTGAGCAATATAAAAAACTAATTGGTGCCAAACCTAATCGCGCAAATTACCATTATAAATATGGTGGTGCATTAGGGATGAAAGCCCTTTCTGTGAATAAAATAACGGCATTAGGGATTATTGGTGATGTAAAAACAGCTTTTTTAAAAGCGGCTGAACTGGACCCAAAGCACATAGATACCCGTTGGGCGTTAGTAGAATTATACATGCAACTGCCAGGTATTATTGGGGGTAGTAAATCTAAAAGTTTTAAATATGCTGAAGAACTTTTTAATCTTTCAAAAGTAGATGGCTATTTAGCAAAAGGCTATATTTATGAATATGACGACGAGCCCGAATTAGCTGAAAAATTCTATAAGCTCGCCATAACAGAAGGTGGCTCTATAACTTGTTATGACAAACTTACGAATCTTTATGAAAAAGAAGGAAAGTCTAATGAAGCGATTAGCAACTTAGAAGCAGCTCATGTAAAGCATAAGCGTAATGCGATGCATTATCAAATTGGTAAGGTTTGTGCAGAATACAATGTACAATTGGATAAAGGGGAACAGTGTTTAAAACGTTATATAGAACATTACAGCGCTAAGGATGGTGTGCCAAAATCATGGGCTTATTATCGTTTGGCTCAAATTTATAAGCACAAAGCAAATAAAACCGAAGCGTTGAAGTGGATAGATAAAGCGATTGTCGATTTACCTAAGATAGAGGTCTTTAAAGAAGAAAAAGCGACAATAAATAATCTTTAA
- a CDS encoding class I SAM-dependent methyltransferase, whose translation MDKKGKASKKIKPPWPTKAAMEQVYSMNLWGGKTSHFYSGTGSHDPEIVNPYVKVVTAFLTAFETPLVVCDLGCGDFNVGKALVKHTKQFVAVDIVADLIARNKEQFQAEHLEFQCLDIAKDDLPSGDCVLLRQVLQHLSNAEIQQIASNLAAFKYVILTEHVPQGEFTPNKDIISGQGTRLKKQSGVNLLAPPFDFKIKEEKQLVSVVLDNDRGVIVTTLYTVF comes from the coding sequence ATGGATAAGAAAGGAAAGGCATCTAAAAAAATAAAGCCTCCCTGGCCAACTAAAGCGGCTATGGAACAGGTTTATAGCATGAATCTTTGGGGTGGGAAGACCTCTCATTTTTATTCAGGAACGGGATCACACGATCCTGAGATTGTAAATCCATATGTCAAGGTTGTAACAGCATTCTTAACAGCTTTTGAAACACCTTTAGTGGTCTGCGATTTAGGCTGTGGGGATTTTAATGTGGGAAAAGCATTGGTTAAGCATACAAAGCAGTTTGTTGCAGTAGATATAGTAGCCGACCTCATAGCGCGTAATAAAGAACAATTTCAAGCAGAACATTTAGAATTTCAATGTTTGGATATCGCAAAAGACGATTTGCCTTCTGGAGACTGTGTTTTACTGCGGCAAGTATTACAACACCTGTCGAATGCTGAAATACAACAGATAGCAAGTAATTTAGCCGCTTTTAAATATGTTATTTTAACAGAGCATGTCCCTCAAGGTGAGTTTACACCCAATAAAGACATTATTTCTGGACAAGGTACTAGACTTAAAAAACAAAGTGGCGTAAACCTATTAGCACCACCGTTTGACTTTAAAATAAAAGAAGAAAAACAACTTGTGTCTGTTGTTTTAGACAATGATAGAGGTGTTATTGTAACTACGCTATATACCGTTTTTTAA